The following proteins are co-located in the Psilocybe cubensis strain MGC-MH-2018 chromosome 5, whole genome shotgun sequence genome:
- a CDS encoding Isoprenyl transferase has translation MDIMRDQPLFQGTPSPASFLASPSYLQWLNSGKDGRPLLQVILVRVLETQLMSAHADQYSRWHNTGRLYPWLMLPGILAWESMASLYRTTKGFMESFRTKFKESVTFKRGQTKIPQHNKPSDLPSPVGFVMDGNRRFARTLGKPVLYGHQHGAQTAGHVLEWWLRYMPNTTVCNGPGLRYLTVWAFSAENLKRSPGEVEGLFHLMKAELRSLAFNSIVHLFQIRVRVVGNLTGYPSDLLDSVKMLEESTSKYKQLFLQIAIGYGGRDEIVQSVKLLQAQGEAVTEAAISARTYCAQIDIPPGELNSEDVRAKNKRVLPLGLTGS, from the exons ATGGACATTATGCGCGACCAGCCTTTATTTCAGGGGACGCCTAGTCCAGCTTCTTTCCTTGCGTCTCCATCATACCTACAATGGTTAAACTCTGGAAAGGATGGCCGCCCTCTACTTCAAGTGATTCTTGTACGTGTACTCGAAACTCAACTGATGTCTGCGCATGCAGATCAATATTCTCGATGGCATAACACGGGGCGGCTGTATCCTTGGTTAATGCTTCCCGGAATACTAGCATGGGAGTCGATGGCCAGCCTTTATCGAACAACAAAAGGGTTCATGGAATCATTTAGAACGAAATTTAAGGAAAGTGTCACGTTTAAGCGGGGACAAACCAAGATACCACAGCATA ATAAACCTAGTGACCTACCATCGCCAGTTGGTTTTGTCATGGATGGAAATCGCAGATTCGCCAGAACACTCGGAAAGCCGGTTCTCTATGGTCATCAGCATGGGGCGCAAACGGCTGGTCATGTTTTGGAGTGGTGGTTAAGGTATATGCCAAATACCACCGTATGCAATGGCCCTGGACTGCGGTATCTCACAGTTTGGGCATTTTCAGCAGAAAATCTGAAGCGTTCGCCGGGAGAGGTGGAAGGCTTATTCCATCTTATGAAAGCCGAGCTTAGAAGCCTCGCGTTCAATTCGATCGTTCATCTATTCCAAATTCGTGTCAGAGTGGTCGGGAACTTGACAGGTTACCCAAGTGACCTCTTGGACTCTGTAAAAATGCTGGAAGAATCGACCTCAAAATATAAGCAACTGTTTCTGCAGATTGCGATTGGATATGGAGGGCGCGATGAAATTGTTCAATCAGTGAAACTTTTGCAGGCTCAAGGAGAGGCGGTGACCGAGGCCGCTATTAGTGCTCGCACATACTGTGCCCAAATCGATATTCCCCCCGGTGAACTTAATAGTGAGGACGTCAGAGCAAAG AACAAGCGGGTTCTTCCTTTGGGACTCACAGGGAGCTGA